In one window of Planctomycetaceae bacterium DNA:
- a CDS encoding sulfotransferase, translating into MADGKRIKLPHLLYFSTLSNWLRVLARYGRHIAPSHWFQAICITLFTLITVPIRGFESLRFGRAVRRHKLSAPPVFIVGHWRSGTTNAHNHFLQDPQFASVTLLHCAVPNGFLTCEKLARKIVSRRLPKSRPMDAVPLGIDEPMSEDFALAGMTHMSHYLNYFFPKIAERTFRETVLFEGSSDFDREHWGTWYDFLLKKVSFASGGRRLLLKNPPNVGRIQEVLRRYPDAKFIHVYRNPWLVHASTMKLMDRFVQQMAFHPCTKEDIEQFVSIRYQLIMEQWMKDRSLIPAENLIEIRHEDMTSDPMPLIENVYRKFDLPGWDDLRPRMQAYVDSLQGYVNNEYKFDDGYLERVSPYLTPFADAHGYKAP; encoded by the coding sequence ATGGCTGACGGAAAACGAATCAAGCTGCCGCACTTACTGTACTTCTCCACGCTTTCCAACTGGTTGCGCGTGTTGGCCCGGTACGGTCGCCACATCGCGCCTTCACACTGGTTTCAGGCGATTTGTATTACCCTTTTCACCCTGATTACGGTTCCGATACGCGGGTTCGAATCGCTTCGCTTCGGACGTGCTGTTCGTCGGCACAAGCTGAGCGCACCCCCTGTTTTTATTGTGGGCCATTGGCGAAGTGGAACGACGAACGCCCACAATCATTTTCTGCAGGACCCTCAGTTTGCGAGCGTCACTCTGCTTCATTGCGCCGTTCCGAACGGATTCCTGACCTGCGAAAAGCTGGCCCGAAAAATTGTGAGTCGGCGGCTTCCCAAGAGTCGTCCGATGGATGCCGTGCCTCTGGGTATTGATGAACCCATGTCAGAAGATTTCGCTCTGGCAGGCATGACGCACATGTCACACTATCTGAACTACTTCTTCCCGAAGATTGCCGAACGTACATTTCGCGAGACAGTGTTGTTTGAGGGCAGTTCCGATTTCGACCGCGAACACTGGGGAACATGGTACGACTTTCTCCTGAAGAAAGTCTCATTCGCTTCGGGAGGCCGGAGACTACTACTGAAGAACCCACCGAACGTTGGTCGCATTCAGGAAGTTCTGCGAAGGTATCCCGATGCAAAATTCATCCACGTGTACCGCAATCCCTGGCTTGTACACGCATCGACAATGAAACTGATGGATCGATTTGTTCAGCAGATGGCTTTTCATCCATGCACGAAAGAAGACATCGAACAGTTTGTATCCATTCGATATCAACTGATCATGGAACAGTGGATGAAGGACCGCAGTCTGATCCCGGCGGAGAATCTGATTGAAATTCGACACGAAGACATGACATCTGATCCCATGCCGCTGATTGAAAATGTCTACCGAAAGTTTGACCTGCCGGGATGGGACGACCTTCGCCCTCGAATGCAGGCCTACGTCGACAGTCTTCAGGGATATGTGAACAACGAATACAAATTCGACGATGGCTATCTGGAGCGAGTGTCGCCTTACCTGACGCCCTTCGCTGATGCACACGGATACAAGGCTCCATAG
- the folE gene encoding GTP cyclohydrolase I FolE — protein MTDLNKTLAGASIPPEARNVDHQRIEAAVREILLAVGEDPDRDGLQETPARVARMYAEIFGGLHVEPGRHLHKVFEEQYDEMVLVRDISFNSMCEHHLLPFMGVAHVGYIPRGKVTGLSKLARVVDEVARRPQVQERMTHTVADLIENELQAKGVVVVIEAEHTCMTIRGVKKPGALTVTSAVRGLFKNNMGSRAEAMSLINRK, from the coding sequence ATGACCGATCTGAACAAGACCCTTGCCGGTGCGTCCATTCCGCCGGAAGCAAGGAACGTTGATCATCAGCGTATCGAGGCGGCGGTACGCGAAATTCTGCTGGCGGTTGGTGAGGATCCGGACCGCGATGGATTGCAGGAAACTCCTGCTCGCGTAGCGCGGATGTACGCCGAGATTTTTGGCGGATTGCATGTCGAACCTGGTCGCCATCTGCACAAGGTATTTGAAGAACAGTACGACGAAATGGTGCTGGTGCGGGATATCTCGTTTAACAGCATGTGCGAGCATCATTTGCTGCCGTTCATGGGTGTTGCCCACGTTGGTTATATCCCTCGGGGAAAAGTCACCGGGCTCAGCAAACTGGCCCGCGTTGTCGATGAGGTCGCTCGGCGACCACAGGTTCAGGAGCGGATGACACACACTGTCGCGGACCTGATTGAGAATGAACTGCAGGCAAAGGGTGTTGTGGTGGTTATTGAGGCCGAACATACGTGCATGACCATTCGCGGCGTCAAGAAGCCCGGCGCTTTGACGGTGACGAGTGCGGTGCGGGGGTTGTTCAAGAACAACATGGGCAGCCGGGCCGAGGCAATGTCGCTCATCAATCGGAAATAG
- a CDS encoding anaerobic glycerol-3-phosphate dehydrogenase subunit C: MEEIRRRLIEDLSDVVEGEIRVDRAVRAAYSTDASLYEVEPVAVIFPRTTADIEAIAQWSADARVPLIPRGAGTGLAGGAIGAGVVLDFSRHMNSIIRIDSETVRVQAGMTRGQLNRTLREHGRHFAPDPSNTEVTTVGGMLGVDAAGSHAVRIGSARDHVQSIECVLSGGQRLELGLETIDTQFLIGQPAASVVDHVLDEPASRFLPPVRNESLQLSALTPATRRADLIERLNAILLEHESAIRQYQPPMLRNCAGYMLRGVRQKNKLDLPRLLVGSEGSLALFTEATLYTMPLPKFRAAAMLMFGTLEDAIQAMQILLPLEPSACDLLDRRLLSLGRGADARLRDLILPDAEGCLILEFPGQTEREVRQRLSDSQRILKDRDIDCRVTCEAHTFEDVELVWSLPSRVVSLMAGLKGASRPLPFVEDIAVPPDRLVEFMLLAQRTFQKHEVTATLYSHAASGQLHFRPIMPVPRSEDRHRIEAIARELYRHVVAVGGSISGEHGDGFSRTAFLRTQYGPLYRAFQQVKDVFDPERLMNPDKIISNDPQLTIRNLRRVEQLPAEPSLEPVVASPVVRLPIVQLSWSAEEAIDTAVRCNGCGTCRVESSLLRMCPFVLENGPEELTPRAKANLVRQALTRTTAEDLLSHESIRPVIESCFNCRQCQLECPSEVDIPHLILEARAQHVAANGLTKSDWLLSRFHTYARLASRFSWIINRLLQSSVFRRIIQRTIGVAAKRRLPAFASRPFMKSPRIDSDENTGAPGQGRPTVVYFVDYFANHHDPELAEAFIRILEHNGYRVFVPPEQTVSGMAMIAVGDLEAARAVAEQNVRSLVEPAREGYPILCTEPSAALCLSQEYPMLLRSDDVEVIAQQTMDAGSFLLDLHRKGKLRRDFGPLNVSIGYHTPCHVKALRRGQPLRELLSLIPELTIQDIDKGCTGMAGTFGLAAEHFEKSISIGAPLMEELQTINAVAGATECSSCRMQMEQAATIPTIHPIKLLALSYGLMPSIRHRLISRPVGLRLS; the protein is encoded by the coding sequence GTGGAGGAAATTCGTCGCAGACTAATCGAAGACCTCAGCGATGTGGTCGAAGGCGAAATTCGCGTTGACCGCGCGGTTCGCGCTGCGTATTCGACGGATGCAAGTCTGTACGAGGTGGAGCCTGTTGCGGTCATCTTTCCCCGAACCACTGCGGACATTGAAGCCATCGCTCAGTGGTCGGCTGATGCTCGAGTGCCGCTGATACCTCGTGGTGCAGGAACCGGTTTGGCTGGCGGCGCTATTGGTGCCGGAGTCGTTCTGGATTTCTCTCGCCACATGAATTCAATCATCCGCATCGATTCTGAAACGGTGCGTGTTCAGGCGGGAATGACTCGAGGGCAATTGAATCGCACACTTCGGGAGCATGGCCGTCATTTCGCTCCGGATCCGTCGAATACGGAGGTCACGACAGTCGGCGGGATGCTGGGAGTTGACGCCGCAGGTTCGCATGCTGTGCGTATTGGGTCGGCTCGCGACCATGTTCAAAGCATCGAATGTGTGCTCAGCGGAGGGCAGCGACTTGAGCTTGGTCTTGAAACCATCGATACCCAGTTTCTGATTGGTCAGCCAGCCGCCAGCGTCGTCGATCATGTGCTGGATGAGCCGGCATCCCGATTTCTTCCACCCGTACGAAACGAATCCCTGCAGCTTTCTGCGTTGACGCCAGCCACTCGCCGCGCGGATTTGATTGAACGGTTGAATGCAATCCTTCTGGAGCACGAATCCGCCATTCGTCAGTATCAACCGCCGATGCTGCGAAACTGTGCAGGTTATATGCTGCGAGGCGTCCGCCAGAAGAACAAACTGGATCTGCCACGACTTCTGGTTGGTTCAGAAGGGTCGCTTGCGCTGTTCACAGAGGCCACGTTGTATACGATGCCATTGCCAAAGTTCCGTGCGGCGGCGATGCTGATGTTCGGGACGCTGGAAGATGCCATTCAGGCGATGCAGATCCTGTTGCCACTGGAACCCAGCGCTTGCGATTTGCTGGATCGACGATTGTTGAGCCTGGGGCGCGGTGCAGATGCAAGATTGCGGGACCTGATTCTGCCGGATGCCGAAGGCTGCCTGATTCTGGAATTTCCCGGGCAGACAGAACGCGAAGTCCGACAACGACTGTCCGATTCGCAGAGAATTCTGAAAGACCGCGACATCGACTGCCGCGTGACCTGCGAAGCGCACACGTTCGAAGATGTGGAGCTTGTCTGGTCGTTGCCGTCGCGAGTTGTTTCGCTGATGGCCGGACTCAAGGGAGCGTCACGACCGCTTCCCTTCGTTGAAGACATCGCCGTTCCGCCCGATCGCCTGGTCGAATTCATGCTGCTGGCCCAGCGAACGTTTCAAAAGCATGAGGTAACGGCCACACTCTATTCGCACGCTGCCTCTGGACAATTGCACTTCCGTCCTATTATGCCCGTCCCGCGCAGTGAAGACCGACATCGGATCGAAGCAATTGCTCGTGAACTCTACCGGCACGTTGTTGCCGTTGGAGGCAGTATCAGTGGCGAACATGGTGATGGGTTTTCTCGCACCGCATTTCTGCGAACTCAGTACGGACCGCTTTACCGAGCCTTCCAGCAGGTCAAGGATGTGTTTGATCCGGAACGATTGATGAATCCTGATAAGATCATCAGCAACGATCCGCAACTGACAATTCGGAACCTGCGGCGAGTCGAACAGTTGCCGGCAGAACCATCACTCGAACCGGTTGTAGCGTCCCCGGTCGTTCGCCTTCCCATTGTTCAACTCAGCTGGTCTGCTGAAGAAGCCATCGATACGGCCGTTCGCTGCAATGGATGCGGGACATGCCGAGTCGAATCGTCGTTGCTGCGAATGTGTCCGTTCGTGCTGGAGAATGGTCCGGAAGAACTGACGCCACGTGCAAAGGCAAACCTGGTTCGTCAGGCGTTAACACGGACGACTGCAGAAGATTTACTCAGCCACGAATCTATTCGGCCGGTGATCGAAAGCTGCTTCAACTGCCGACAGTGTCAGCTCGAATGTCCGTCAGAAGTGGATATTCCCCATCTGATTCTCGAAGCACGTGCACAGCATGTTGCGGCCAACGGTCTGACAAAGTCTGACTGGCTGCTGTCCCGTTTTCATACATACGCACGTCTGGCATCCAGGTTCAGCTGGATCATCAACCGCCTGCTTCAAAGCAGTGTGTTCCGTCGAATCATTCAACGAACTATTGGCGTGGCCGCAAAACGGCGTTTGCCCGCTTTTGCCAGCCGGCCATTCATGAAATCACCAAGAATTGACAGCGACGAAAACACTGGTGCCCCTGGACAGGGTCGACCAACGGTCGTGTACTTTGTGGATTATTTTGCAAACCATCACGATCCCGAACTGGCGGAAGCTTTCATCCGCATCCTCGAACACAACGGTTATCGGGTCTTCGTGCCGCCTGAACAGACCGTTTCCGGAATGGCCATGATTGCTGTCGGCGATCTGGAAGCTGCTCGAGCAGTCGCTGAGCAGAATGTTCGCTCACTGGTCGAACCCGCTCGTGAGGGTTACCCGATTCTCTGCACCGAACCCAGTGCAGCCCTTTGCCTGTCGCAGGAGTACCCCATGCTGCTGCGGTCGGATGATGTCGAAGTCATCGCCCAGCAAACAATGGACGCGGGATCTTTCCTGCTGGATCTGCATCGAAAAGGAAAGCTGCGCAGAGACTTCGGACCACTCAATGTTTCCATTGGTTACCATACTCCATGTCATGTGAAAGCACTGCGGCGAGGGCAGCCACTTCGAGAATTGCTTTCACTGATTCCCGAACTCACCATCCAGGACATCGACAAAGGATGCACCGGAATGGCAGGAACATTCGGCCTGGCCGCGGAACACTTCGAAAAGTCCATCTCAATTGGTGCCCCACTGATGGAGGAACTGCAGACCATCAATGCCGTCGCTGGTGCTACGGAATGCAGTAGCTGCCGCATGCAGATGGAACAGGCCGCCACGATTCCAACCATCCATCCGATCAAGCTACTGGCACTGTCCTATGGGCTGATGCCATCCATTCGCCATCGCCTGATCTCACGTCCGGTCGGGCTGCGGCTGTCGTAG